In Actinomycetota bacterium, one DNA window encodes the following:
- a CDS encoding PHP domain-containing protein codes for MRIDLQAHTTASDGTLSPAEMVAFARDCGVDVLAITDHDTTEGVAEASEAGVGAGVEVVAGIELSCRRGGRPVHMLGLFVDPGSSGISAYTERLRAERAHRANRMVEQLNRLGYAITMEEVLAEAGRGMVGRPHVARALVARGHIPSVSSAFSQGLLGDGGLADVPRRVLDPVEAVSEIAGWGGVAVVAHPGARHPEPVPAPLIVELAEAGLTGVEVEHPDHDRTARKALRKLAAELDLVCTGGSDCHGPHSARPGSYTTDPGQYERLRERALG; via the coding sequence ATGCGGATCGACCTCCAGGCGCACACGACGGCTTCGGACGGCACCCTGTCCCCCGCTGAGATGGTGGCCTTCGCTCGCGACTGCGGGGTGGACGTCCTCGCCATCACCGACCACGACACGACCGAGGGCGTGGCCGAGGCGTCCGAGGCCGGAGTGGGAGCCGGGGTCGAGGTGGTCGCCGGGATCGAGCTGTCCTGCCGGCGGGGCGGCCGTCCGGTCCACATGCTCGGCCTGTTCGTGGACCCGGGCTCGTCGGGCATCTCGGCCTACACCGAGCGGCTGCGCGCCGAGCGGGCCCACCGCGCGAACCGGATGGTCGAGCAGCTGAACCGACTGGGGTACGCGATCACGATGGAAGAGGTCCTGGCGGAGGCGGGCCGCGGCATGGTGGGACGCCCGCACGTCGCCCGCGCTCTCGTGGCGCGCGGCCACATCCCATCCGTCTCCTCCGCGTTCTCGCAGGGGCTCCTCGGGGACGGTGGACTGGCCGACGTCCCCCGGCGGGTGCTCGACCCGGTCGAGGCCGTGTCCGAGATAGCCGGTTGGGGGGGCGTCGCCGTCGTGGCCCACCCCGGCGCGCGGCACCCGGAGCCGGTCCCGGCTCCACTGATCGTCGAGCTGGCCGAGGCGGGGCTGACGGGCGTCGAGGTCGAGCACCCCGACCACGACCGGACCGCCCGCAAGGCCCTGCGGAAGCTGGCCGCCGAGCTCGACCTGGTGTGCACGGGGGGTTCGGACTGCCACGGTCCCCACTCGGCCAGGCCGGGCTCCTACACGACCGACCCCGGCCAGTACGAGCGCCTGCGGGAGCGCGCGTTAGGGTAG
- a CDS encoding LUD domain-containing protein: MTTRDAFLARVRAQLGTDADVGTGSVAVPEPAYVRDLADPVVAFTEAAQGSGAIVRRIVTDDDLRDLLEETGARTVVRTRDPETAAVLPLLSSVGMGEAAFDSPGAAAAADLGIAGGAWGIAATGSVVIDAGRAGGRSASLLPPGVLFLVARDRILTTAAVLFRRLGEHYPEGLPSQLVLVTGPSRTADIELVLTVGVHGPGRVWIAIV; the protein is encoded by the coding sequence GTGACGACGCGCGACGCCTTCCTCGCCCGGGTCCGCGCGCAACTCGGGACGGACGCGGATGTCGGGACGGGCTCCGTCGCGGTCCCCGAGCCGGCCTACGTGCGGGATCTCGCGGACCCGGTCGTGGCCTTCACCGAGGCCGCTCAGGGGTCCGGGGCGATCGTGAGACGGATCGTCACCGACGACGACCTCCGGGACCTCCTCGAGGAGACGGGAGCCCGCACGGTCGTCCGGACCCGTGACCCCGAGACGGCGGCCGTCCTGCCCCTGCTCTCGAGCGTGGGCATGGGAGAGGCCGCGTTCGACTCCCCCGGGGCGGCGGCGGCCGCCGACCTGGGGATCGCCGGGGGCGCGTGGGGGATCGCCGCCACCGGGTCGGTCGTGATCGACGCGGGACGCGCCGGCGGCCGGTCCGCCTCGCTGCTGCCGCCCGGCGTGCTGTTCCTGGTCGCTCGGGACCGCATCCTGACGACCGCGGCAGTGCTCTTCCGGCGGCTCGGCGAGCACTACCCAGAAGGCCTGCCGTCGCAGCTCGTGCTCGTCACCGGGCCAAGTCGGACGGCCGATATAGAGCTCGTCTTGACGGTCGGGGTGCACGGGCCCGGCCGGGTGTGGATCGCGATCGTGTAG
- a CDS encoding dodecin family protein: MTVTKTIDLSGTSSGSIEAAVEHALARASATIADIEGFEIERITGTVGPDGIEGYRVWLKVTFVVQEKLHE, from the coding sequence ATGACGGTGACGAAGACGATCGACCTGTCCGGGACGTCTAGCGGATCGATAGAGGCGGCGGTGGAGCACGCGCTGGCCCGCGCCTCGGCGACGATCGCCGATATCGAGGGGTTCGAGATCGAGCGGATCACGGGGACGGTGGGACCGGACGGGATCGAGGGGTACCGCGTCTGGCTCAAGGTCACGTTCGTGGTGCAGGAGAAGCTCCACGAGTGA
- a CDS encoding MBL fold metallo-hydrolase yields MTARERPFVAAPYPGIIRVTHDIPFPGLKHVHTYLADGPGGGLVLVDTALGGGESLDRIEQTIAWLGRDITDLERIVLTHCHPDHIGLASVLQERSGAPVVCHPNVRTGFELMQTPDRWQAVTDHYAEHGRETEDVSARFFLFPMPETFEFVEPGDVLRLADGEWEVHYTPGHEVGHIALHRAADGVLLSGDTLLRSITPHVGYTIDPPDPLGQFLDSLALLASLDPKVVLAGHGRVFAEGAERAQAIRWHHRQRLKRIEEVLARHGPMTALDTARRLFDRELRDFIERLALAETLSHLEYLRLRERAVRERVDGLWVYSLPSR; encoded by the coding sequence GTGACCGCACGAGAGCGGCCCTTCGTCGCCGCACCGTACCCGGGGATCATCAGGGTGACCCACGACATCCCGTTCCCGGGGCTGAAGCACGTCCACACCTACCTGGCCGACGGACCGGGAGGCGGCCTCGTCCTGGTGGACACCGCGCTCGGGGGCGGGGAATCCCTGGACCGGATCGAGCAGACGATCGCCTGGCTGGGCCGTGACATCACCGATCTCGAGCGGATCGTGCTGACGCACTGCCACCCGGACCACATCGGACTGGCGAGCGTCCTGCAGGAGAGATCGGGCGCCCCGGTGGTGTGTCACCCCAACGTCCGGACCGGGTTCGAGCTCATGCAGACGCCCGACAGGTGGCAGGCGGTCACCGATCATTACGCCGAGCACGGTCGCGAGACCGAGGACGTCAGCGCGCGCTTCTTCCTCTTCCCGATGCCCGAGACCTTCGAGTTCGTCGAACCGGGAGACGTGCTGAGGTTGGCCGACGGCGAGTGGGAGGTGCACTACACCCCGGGCCACGAGGTGGGCCACATCGCGCTTCACCGGGCCGCGGACGGCGTGTTGCTGAGCGGGGACACGCTGCTGCGCTCGATCACGCCCCACGTCGGCTACACGATCGACCCTCCCGACCCCCTTGGGCAGTTCCTCGACTCCCTCGCGCTCCTCGCGTCGCTCGACCCCAAGGTCGTGCTCGCCGGACACGGGCGCGTCTTCGCGGAGGGAGCCGAGCGGGCCCAGGCGATCAGGTGGCATCACCGACAGCGCCTGAAGCGGATCGAGGAGGTGCTGGCGCGTCACGGACCCATGACCGCGCTCGACACGGCGCGTCGGCTCTTCGACCGCGAGCTGCGCGACTTCATCGAACGATTGGCTCTCGCCGAGACGCTCTCGCACCTGGAGTACCTCCGGCTCAGGGAGCGCGCGGTTCGGGAGCGGGTGGACGGGCTCTGGGTGTACTCGCTCCCGTCGCGCTGA
- a CDS encoding LutB/LldF family L-lactate oxidation iron-sulfur protein: protein MRRTSPIRDDGDVQEVLATTTLRRRARGALSDERLRRTLRRATDRFSLLRGVGQQTLSNWDELRDAGRAVRTRVLADLPRILERLSENVEANGGHVHWATTAQEASSLVVEVARRRGARLAVKSKSMATEEIALNDHLEAAGIEVVETDLGEWIVQLAGETPSHILAPAVHRSREEIAELFGRVAGHAVSELPEDLCAFARRELRERFLRADLGISGVNLAVAETGSIFIVTNEGNGRMVTSLPRTHVAVMGMERVVETWDQLELMLALLPRAASGQDITVYANAMTGPRRAGEVDGPDEFHLVIVDNGRSEILGTELQEILHCIRCGACLNVCPVYRQIGGHAYGGVYSGPVGAVLTPLLDRAPHAPELAQASSLCGACWEACPVRIPLHDLLLALRRREAPSLPRAQRAVWRAWAETWSRPAAYRASVRTARTASRIVPERMAPDAWTDGRSLPRPPSGPGFRERFDRGEL, encoded by the coding sequence GTGCGGCGGACCTCCCCCATCCGCGACGATGGGGACGTGCAGGAGGTGCTCGCCACCACCACCCTCCGCCGCCGAGCCCGCGGCGCGCTCTCCGACGAGCGCCTGCGTCGCACCCTGCGCAGGGCGACCGACCGGTTCTCGCTGCTGCGCGGCGTCGGACAGCAGACGTTGAGCAACTGGGACGAGCTGCGCGATGCGGGCCGGGCGGTCCGGACCCGGGTGCTGGCCGACCTCCCGCGCATCCTCGAGCGCCTGTCCGAAAACGTCGAGGCCAACGGCGGACACGTCCACTGGGCGACCACGGCGCAGGAGGCGTCGTCCCTCGTGGTCGAGGTCGCCCGGCGCCGGGGGGCCCGGCTCGCCGTGAAGTCCAAGTCGATGGCGACGGAGGAGATCGCGCTCAACGACCACCTCGAGGCGGCCGGGATCGAGGTCGTGGAGACGGACCTCGGGGAGTGGATCGTCCAGCTCGCAGGGGAGACCCCTTCGCACATCCTCGCACCCGCCGTCCACCGGTCACGCGAGGAGATCGCCGAGTTGTTCGGCAGGGTGGCCGGCCACGCGGTCTCCGAGCTCCCGGAGGACCTGTGCGCGTTCGCGCGCCGCGAGCTGCGCGAGCGGTTCCTGCGCGCCGACCTCGGCATATCGGGCGTGAACCTGGCCGTCGCCGAGACCGGCTCGATCTTCATCGTGACCAACGAGGGCAACGGCAGGATGGTCACCTCGCTCCCACGCACCCATGTCGCGGTGATGGGCATGGAGCGCGTCGTCGAGACGTGGGATCAGCTCGAGCTCATGCTGGCCCTCCTGCCCCGGGCGGCCAGCGGGCAGGACATCACCGTCTACGCCAATGCCATGACCGGCCCGCGTCGGGCGGGGGAGGTGGACGGTCCGGACGAGTTCCACCTGGTGATCGTGGACAACGGCCGGTCCGAGATCCTGGGGACGGAGCTCCAGGAGATCCTGCACTGCATACGCTGCGGCGCGTGCCTCAACGTCTGTCCGGTGTACCGCCAGATCGGTGGCCACGCGTACGGGGGGGTCTACTCGGGTCCGGTGGGAGCCGTCCTCACCCCTCTCCTCGATCGCGCCCCGCACGCACCGGAGCTCGCCCAGGCCTCGAGCCTGTGTGGGGCGTGCTGGGAGGCCTGCCCCGTGCGGATCCCCCTTCACGACCTGCTCCTCGCGCTGCGCAGGCGGGAGGCGCCCTCGTTGCCCCGCGCGCAGCGCGCTGTGTGGCGAGCCTGGGCCGAGACGTGGAGCCGGCCGGCCGCCTACCGGGCCAGCGTCCGGACCGCCCGGACCGCCTCGCGGATCGTGCCGGAACGCATGGCCCCGGACGCATGGACGGACGGGCGCTCCCTCCCCCGGCCCCCGTCCGGACCCGGCTTCCGCGAGCGCTTCGATCGAGGCGAGCTGTGA